ATCAGACTCTCACATTGGCCTAACAAATCAATATCCTACTAGATCTGAGTTATACGTTAAATTTTGGATAACAAGATCCTAATTGGGATATTAATGACCAAGCACAATGGCAGCAAAAATAAACACGTAGAGTTGAAACTAGATACCTTCAGGATGGAATTCATTATAGCCGAAAAATCTGTGAAGATTTAAAAGCCTCTTGTATTGTGGCAGAGGAAGAATTCCACCAGTAAACATTCCAAACTCATACCATATTGGGTTGTATTCCTGGATAATGAAGGCACCAAAAACATTATGGAATCTCCACAGAccacaaaaagaagcagaagtTCTTTTGACAGACCTTGTCAACCATTATATGACTTGGATGGATATTGCGGACTGCATAAGGTAGATCCCGTCCATCCGTGGAGtgaagaaattcaaggagaCAACCAAATCCAAGAGCAACCTTAATTCTCCGCATCCATGTAAAGCTATCTGCATTGCAGTTTTAACATGTTAAAGGGTTACATCTCCCACAAGCTTAAATTGTCAAGGAACAGGCCAACATGCCTGTCAGAATCAGAAAAAAGATTGTTGTTGTCAAACTTTTTTGCTGCAGACTAGCTAAGGTTCTGCATGGTAAAGAAATTTTGGACACGCTATTGCAAGGCAAAAAACACATTGCATCAGTTTCGGAGGTGTCCATGGCCTCTATTTGAACCTGGTCCTTTTCTGTTCCAATTTGAACCCTAGACAGATTTTAGTGCAAGGGACCACCACAATGGCATACTGTtagatcaaagaagaaaaaaattgtaccATCTTTCAGTAAGTTTTGAGCAGTATCCAAGGAATCAAGATCATACACCACGCCGAGGTTCTCATCTTCACAACAGTAGCCTACCAACTTCACCATACTAGGATGTAGGATGAACTCCGGATGCCGAAGTAAAGTTAGCTCATCCTGAAGACCATTACAGAGTTAACTGAGGCATATTAAAGGCATTGAATTCTGATGGATGAACGATTTCACTCATAGCATACCGTCAATTCTCCCACTCCGGGGGGATAAAGATATATCCCTGACTCCTCCAGTATTTTCACCGTCACTGCTCGCGATTCAATCTTTCCACGATACATTTTGCCAAACTGATAGTTCCCGATAAAATTCTCCACAGAAAACTCATCAGTGAACTGGCTAAGGTCTTCATATGAAAACACTTGCATCTTACCATGCCGTTTTGCTGAAAAGTTTCCATAGATGGTTTGttaaaaacatgaaatcaacGAACATTTCCACAACACTAAAACTTCATACAACAGATACGACTGCAATCTCCTTTTAAGACTGTTCATGGTTAGCAAAAGGCGCGCACTATCGGCGTCCATGAAAGAAGGCTTTCATTCTTATTCATTTGCGTTGCcagtaaaaaaaaagtgaaaggggTACAATATGTCATTATGCCCACACAATGGAGAAAGACCAACAAGGTTTTGCTTTGATAAACAACAGAACATTCCTTCTGATTGCGACATGGTCACCACAGCATGGCCAGATAACCCGTCCCCCCATAGTGGATACGCAATTTGATTCATGCGGTATACTTCTACAAAATAATCAGTAAAACaacataaaagagaaattatgGGAAAGGGATTCAATACATGCCTGTGTTTTTTCTATGcactttttttaagaaatgcaGGTTGATGTGCAATCACATCAGTCACTGCCACCACGTTCATCAGGATATTCTTCTTAACGTTTATCTTAGTTAAATGTCAATACACCACCTGACCTATTTCTCATCAGTTTTTGCTCTCGATTTTGCTTAAATTGAGAAACTACCGTCCTCTGTTCCTcaatatgaagaagaagaagaagaagaagaagaagaagaagaagaagaaccatcTTACCTGCTTCAATCAGAATCGTCCTTTTATTAGCTATGCTTGGACAAGGAAGGAATGGGACGGTTCTTCTGATGCCACCAAAATGGTACCAGCTCGAGAGATGAGAATAGAGATCTTTGATAATCCATTTCTTAAAATCTATCAATCCAAATCAAACCAACTCTTACCATAGATATCAATTTGGAGTAAtagagaaaacataaaaaataccAGTCCATTTTTTGCATTCTGTCCCATTGCAGATTATATTCCTGAATTATTTAGAGCAATGAGAAGACACTGAGCACTTGCTTACCACCAGTTATATTGCACCCGATTCCCTTACTTGACGTCTCCTCTTAAGTTAAATTTTCAAAGTACCTCTTAAATAATGACGTTGTCCCTATTCAGTCAAGCCACCACGCCTATCTAACCCAAGTAACTAAGATGTAAACCCAATAAAGAGGCCTGGACAAGCACAAAATACAGCTCCCAAAGCGAGGGAGAAACCGCCTTTCTAGCCTTATTGGTTATTACTTTTCCATGTAATTCATTTGGCTTCCAAAAAGACACTTGGCAGAAAGGACCAACAATATGGAGGCACAGAAAGCAAGAGAAACCCCATGTGCCGGATTACTATTGCATCTATCGAGTCAAAAGTATTAAATGCTCATGAAGCATGCACAACAAATTTACAATGAGAAAATAAGCAAGGAATTTTAAACTATTGACTGTGCACTCGCTAGATCAACTCCTCAAAATGAGTAGCATCAGTACAGTAAATAAAGCTCCTTTGTAGAGAAGTCAAGATATGAATACGTCGAAACTTGTTACCACAGCATAGAATATTGTACTCCAAGACATACCAGTAGAGGAGTTCATGGAGATTGCTATAGTTTAGCTTATGTGCATCCACATATTCTCCAACCACTCATCAAAACTAGCAGCATCAATccatagaaaaaaaagaaagtagaatAACAAAACATCCCTCTCAAAAAGGACTTGAAACAATCAACAGATGAACCCGatgtaccaaaaaaaataaaaaatgaagaattccTGATTACCTTGAAACTTATCCTTCAGTGGATTGGGCAGAGCAACTTCCATAAACAGTTCGTGATCAAAACCCACAGCCTCTTTATCATGCTGAACAATATGCAGCTTCAGCAAACAGCTAACAACTTGCTTCATTGATGGGCGGCGATTGGGGTTACGTTTGATACATTGCATGGCCAGCTTCGTAATCTTTAAACCGTCTTCAAACTTGAACAACAGATTTTCTTTGAGGCTTTCATCCACAAGAGACGATCTAGAGCCCTTGGCTCGCTTTGACCGCTTGTACTCATTTTCGGCCCATTCATAAACACAAGGCGCAGGAGCAGGACTTAATCTGTCCTCCTCTGTACAGACTCTTTTGCAGATCAAACCCAACAATACAACTCCATACGCAAAGACATCAGATTTGTGAGACCATTTGCCTGTTTCGAAAAGTATTAGGGATAAGCAATCAAGAGATGATCAGAAAGGTGAATCAGATAAAATTACTCCATTGTGGAGAAAGAGTTAGAAACTATATGAAGGGTACAGGTTTCTCAGATCATGTCATTGAAGTACCATATGGTTATTTGGTTGCAATTAGAGAGCAAGCACCCTAATATACTAGCCCACATTGCAAATAAAACATCAAAGAAATTGTCATGAGTATGCTGAAACTGATGTTCTGATTGAAATATTACTGTCATGTGGAATTGAAGagcttattttatttgatgaattagaaatcatacactACAAACTGTTAGTGCACCATAATAAAGGATGAGCATTTCAAATCATGAATGGTTCGGGAAATTAGTCGTGTGCATTTTGGTCTCTGTTAAACAATGACCAACAATGACAAATGATCAGTCAATATTAACATACGCGAAGAGCTCAGGTGAGCTAAACACGAAGCTGGTTTTGGAGGGACACAGCTCTTGTTTGGCTGATGGACATCTAATTCACATGCCACCGGTTATACTAAATGCGATTAAGTATCTCtgaaatcatttcaagaaaacttCTGAGGGAACTGAGTCCAAACCCCTCTTGGCATATACACAAGTTTCATAGCAACGAGCTAGTCTAACTTGGAATTGATAACCTTTTTCATCGAGATCTAGATTCATTAAAAACATTGCAAAGTAGTATGGACATTGCTAGCAAGAGCAACCTCCTGTGCTATGTTCTGTCGAAAGCTTCTCAAAATATAGTCATCCAAAATTGCCTGGGTTCATGTAGTATGGTCAATATAATCAATCACACTCGATTTCCGCAGCTCTGATCTCTCATAGAATCAATCACACTCGAATTACCAATGAATAGGTAAAAGCTCAAATCCAAACAACTAGACATGCTATCTCCCATATGTTTAACAAAAACTGAGTGAACAATTTGTGCATGTGTTGCAGATATAACTCTTTATAGATATCACTTCAGCATAACCTAAGACCAGTATCAGGAAACGTGGGGAAACAGGGTTATTAGCAGGAACCCGAGGTGTTAATCCTTtgacaaagccaaaaaaaaggcAGACGATATAGATGAGAGATACCATGATTATCAAAACTTGGATCCATGTATCCATGACAGCCTTTAGAATCTTCATCTATGAGGAATGACCTATCGGTGAAATATCCACCTGAAAGCATGCTGAAGTCATATAACACTGCATTGTAATCCTGCAAAACCCCCCGAAAGAAAAGGTATGccatgaaaattatttaagatAAATGGCCAAAAAGCCAACAAGACGTTCTTTCATTAAAAGGACAAACCTGGTCAATCATTACATGGGCAGCATCCAAATTACGAACCAGCAAAGGTAGGTCAAAAGAATGAAGGAACGCAAGAAAGTTAGCGAGTCCTAAAGCAGCTCTGATCCTCTGGTGCCAAGCAAAGCTAACTACAAATAGCCGGAAAATGATCATCGTCTATGTTAAACATAAGGACAATCATGGACAATCTGCAAGGGAAATTCAGCACAAAGGGGAAGAAATCTTGATTTTGCCAATTGCTCCTATAGATAACACTATGTCAACACTAGTATTGAATCACAATAAGCATAGATGATTGACCGCGTGGGCAAGGAAGGAGTTATTTGCTCAGTGACACGTCTAATTATGTATTGAATGAAGTACCACCTTTGGTGACAAGATTGTGGAGTGTGTCCAGAGGATTCAGGTCGTAAACACAAGCAAAATATCCTTCCAAATAAGTGTAACAAAGGCACTTGACTATGTTTGGGTGAAGATCATGCAGTCCCGACTCAGTCAACCACTTGTGCATATAAGATTCTTCCCGGAAGCTGCGTGCAACTGCCCCTGGTCTGATCAGAGATTTGTCCTCCGATATCTTCACCGTGACCTTCTTTCCCTCATAATCTCCTCGGTAGACTTTGCCTAATTGGAAACTGCCGATGTAGTTTTCTTCACTAAAGCCGTTTGTAATCTCTTCAATAAGACTATAAGGACAAGTCGTCCAGTGATCGGGAAACATACCTGAAAAATATTCACCACACAATTTTCAACAACAGAAAAGGCatcgattttgttttttctctccttttccttgtttgGCAGTAAGTATACAAAGGGTAGAGAAACCAGAAATCTCACTCGGGAGTTTGATAAGACTTTGCTCTTCGGGCACTTGAAGAGTGTGTAACACATATGATTAACGTCCGGAGCAGAGCTTCTGCTCTATCACAAGGAGGATGGGGCAACTCCAACCAAGTTGTTGCAAGGGCAAGAAAGGAACAGTACTGTTAGCTGCTATAGCAGAGATAAGGTCAGAATTCATAAATGTAGATTTTGGTGAATCTCTAGCCAAAGGAAAGAGGAGGACGAGAATGACAATAGAATGCGGAAACTTCAACAATGCAATCCAAAAAGATATCGGTTGGCGACAATCCCATCATAGGACAACCTCGTATACTTTTAAACTAGGAAACTTATCGTTATTATCACTATGATATTGTTATTGAAATCTAAGTTTAAATTTCCTAAAAAGGTGAGATAAGATTTTCCTACGGTGTCTTTTTTTGACTGGATAGAATAAATGGAAAGtttattactaaaaataaattgagtgCAAGATATATATTCAATTCGAAACTTTATCATCATCTCGAGTTTGACGTGATATGTGGCATGATATAAGATATGCTTTGTTCGATTTAGTACTCGATACTAATTTGATTCGACCTTTTAGTATTTGTAACTATTTAGGGAGTACCATAAAAAGGCAAGAATGAAATATACATAATAGATTTCTAAGTGCTTATAGTTAAATAAATGCTTGCAGATTCAGAATTGTTACTGAATCAGACTATTTGTATACATATTACATCTATACAATATATGTTTCTATACATGTGTTAGAATCGTGAATATTTTGTAGCTATATATAAGGAAAGAAACTGATTAGGGTTTCGTAGCTTGTACAGGCATGTAAAGGAAGAAACATAATTAGGGTTTCGTAAAACGAAGGAATGGTGGAGAATCTCGGCTGCTAATGGGGTCAGGAACTCAAACCCTATTATTCCAATGAAAGCAATAATAGATCCTCAAACCGCAAAGCACATAAATTCACACAAACCATGTAACTTCTTAGCTCCCGCATAGGAACAACTCTTCAGATTCGAAGACCCAAAGAACAAAGAACTTGATGTCTCAATTCATTGGCGTCCAATTCAGACGCGGCATCTCAAGAAAGGAAACAATGGTCCGATGCCAAAGTAACTAATTGAAGCAAGCAAAGCGTCTGGAATGTGGGATGGATGGacccaagagaaaaaaaaatctctaagtAATCAGCATTGCAAATTTGTGGAGAGAAGTGTGATTACTAGTTCTCCTGTTTGTAAAATTCGATTCGAAAGATGAAATGATGGTCCCCCATTTTCATGTCTATGTGTATCGATGGAAGATTTTTCTACTTTACCTTGAATGAAAACTGTTGTAATTTAAGCCTgaataatcaaatttaaatcGAAGACTTGACCATTGAGTTAATCTCTTTGAGAAATGCCCCTCCCTTAATTTTCAAACTGCTACTGAACCTTGCTATTAGATgcttaatgggaaaaaaagaaaaaagaaaaaagaaaaaagaaaaaaacttgtgTTAATAGATCACTTGACAGGGATTATTATCTAATAGTAACTGCGACGAAACAGACCATTTAGGCTTGATATATCCTCCTTCTTTAGTTATCAAATTATgcttataatgaaaaaaaatttgcagaGATGATAAGAAGTAGCTCTTTACTTCAAAATAGGATAAAAAAGTCAGTAAAAACAAACCCATTTCctcaagcccaaaagcccatgTACTCACCTTAGTTAGTCCACAGTTACCATCAGTTCACAATAACACCTCAATTGGCCCaactacttttgatttttttggtattgaaATTGGCCCAACTAATTTACCCTCAATTCCcgaacaaataataataataataataataataataataataataataataataataataataaatgctcGACATGGAAAAACCCTACAAACTTAACAAAGATATATTACCAAACTAGCCTCAcagtgaaaatttaattttcgaaaGAAATGCCAATGTTGGATGAAAGAAGTAACAGTCAATCGTTTACATATTTTTACCATACGATATTTTATAGTATACAACTTCTTGTCATTATATATTTCTGTTGATTAATTACACCTTTGTCAAGTAAAGAGACAAATTGCACAATGCAAATTCGGAAATATATACCTATTGGTGACATATTATCAAAACGAGGCTCTATATTTCCTTCTATATCCAACCGGTTCTTGGGCTCGAAAATGCTTCTTTGAGTTTTTGAACAATTGCTGTCTTGGGATGCAAGAAGTTATTGCGTTGATTTAGTATTACGTACCAAactgatttcaatttttaaatataggTTTAAACACAGAAACACAAACATCAGATCCACCAATTGCCAATCAAAACAATCACAATGTTAGTATAACTACACATGAGAGAAATCAGGGGAAAGATTGAGCTTTGAACCATTCGAACTAGTgagtaataaataaaattaggtGTGGTGCGCATGCCAATTCCGCACATAATGCCTTAGACGAATACATTACACCACCCCAGTGTACCGCATTCAACTTCAATTGCAATTGAAGCTGAGCGCTTTTGCGTGCTTTTTAACAATGCGTTGTTTCATCGTTCGGTTTCACCACTCGCCTCATGCTAGGGTGATCACAAGGTGAGCTCTCGATACATTGTATCTCTGACCTTGTGATGTTAGGTCCATTCGAATAGAATCCCGAGTTCGCTTCTAGGCTGGCGTGCACCAAGGAGCATTTCATCTTGTCATTTGACCCCGCGATTTCTCCTAATACTCCTTGGCCCAGTCATCAGGACAATGTCCGTGTGAGTACTTAAAGGGCCTCACCGTAATCAAATTAAGGAGAACAGCCCCATATGCAAGCACATCGCTTTCTATCAAAGACTTGCGGTTAGCTCAAAAGGATCGACAATCTCTCATCACAGGCCATTCAACTGAAAGAAGCCAATAGTGTGCCCGAGGCCAATATTTGAATGAGACTCCTCGTAACAAGAGCTCCATTTTTACAGTGGTACCACTCTAAAGTCAACATAGGACAACCGACTTGAATGTCAGTTGTACTCCCAAATCTTGTTGATACGAGGAAAGCGCCTGAACCAACTGAAAACTTTGATAGAGTCTAAACAGGATTCAGGTAGCACCTCACATCGGTGTCAACCAAGGTAGTGCCATTTAGTACATCTTCACCTCAAAAGACCTCCCCAAACATATTTCCTAGGACAAATCCACGAGTAGTAACTTAACAGTATGCTTTACtgttgataaaagaaaatttactaCAAGACCATAAGATTAGACATTGTTCTTCTGATTTGATCATACCGAAAAGCTAGATACACTGTACCGATTGGATATAATTTGAACCTGAACCGTTAATACATATACCTAAACCCAGGTACTTATTTGCTTGCTTTCTGATACTGCAATGGGACTCTGATGAACATTAGTTTACTTTGATAAGCGTACAATAACTCGAGATTCAAGGCTGTAGTTAAGATATTATATCTAACTTCCAGACTTCAGCTTCGTGGAACTGAAGATGAATCTTGTCCAGAAACACAAAAGGCCAAAGGTACAATAAATGCTTATAGTTTATGATGATCTAAAAGAATGAGCACATTTACAGCAAAGTGATGAGATATGCCGCTAGTGGCAACAGGGGTAAAAGATTCAAAGGCATTTACCCAGGACATTTCACAAGCTCAAATACAAGAATGTCCACATGTAAGAATCTTAATGTGATTAATCTTAGTGGTATATATATACTAAAAAACAGAATCCCCAGCTGTGAATTTCCTGACTCAGTGAATGGTAACATATAACCTTGCAATCCAGCATCAGTCTGCTTATAGCAAAGGTCTCATGAGTAAAGGAGATGTGGTCAAACCAAATTCAATTCCCCCAAGGTTAGGATGATATCTCCTTAATTTGATCAAAGTGCATATTGAAATGGTCTATAAGGCCTAGatgcattttccttttaacATTCAAAATTTCGAATCCTGTATAAATGCTGTCTGCATACTCACTATCTCTTTAAATATAGCCAAGCATAATTTCTCGAGACTTAATTAAGCACTTAATGTGGTTCCATaatcggaaaaagaaaaaacttagaCTTCGGCTTGATTACTTACCAAGACACCGTATGGTTGATGCCGAGAAAATCAGGGAATGAGACCtaaaaacttttcttttagATGTTGCTTCAGCTCTAAATTCCACTATTCTAGAAACAAACCCCTCTTTCTGCGATGCCTTACTCAGTACCCCCATCGATCTATTAGAGAAACGTTGATAGAAAAGGCAGATCCATGGCGAATCAAATGGACAACACTTCCGGGTCTGCGTCTATGCGAACAAACAAAGGCCAAGTCTAAAAATTCGAGCTTCACCAGATCTGAGCTTGCGAAAATGTAAAAAAGCGAAACTTGTCCATACCTGCAAAACCAGGTCGATACTGGGGAATACGGTCGTGAAGCTTTGACTGAAGGCAGCCTGCCTCTTAGTATGGATGGTCACGGACCAGGTTTCATCATCATCTGCTTGGACCTATAACCGCAAAACCAGGTCACGAAACTTTGATTGAAAAGGCAGATCCATGGCAAATCAAACAGACACCACCTCCGAGTCTGCGGCTACATGAACAAACGAAGGCCAAGTCTAAAAATTCGAGCTTGATCAGATCTGAGATTGCGAAGATGTTAAAAAGCGAAAGTTGTTCATACCTACAAAAGAACCGAGTCtatggagggggagagagagagacttttggCAACAGAGTCGACccaggagaaggagaaggagaaggagaaggagaaggagatggagatggagatggagatggagagagagagaccgatgCAGGCGGAGGGAGAGCTGCATcgaagagagatggagagagagagaccgatgCAGGCGGAGAGAGAGATGCATCGGAGAGAGGgcttggagagagaaaggctaACCCTACACGTCTACCGGATATTACAAAAACAGACAAAATCTTCCACTTCCCACTATTCATCGTAAAAATCTATCGATGGATCGGCTCTAGCCCAAAATGGAAATGCGTTATTGGGCTCGCGCAAATTTGATATAGACAAAATCTACCACTCCCATTATTCATCCTAAAATCCATCGTAAGCTTAGATGGGTCGGCTCTAGCCCCAAATTGGAAATGCCTTATTGGGCTCACATGATAGTTATATAAGGATTTGCTATATACATAGGCCCTGTTTGAAGCATTTGAAATGCTCTTTGAGGCTTTAAAGGGGTTTGACCATATGGTATGGCGTTTGGTTCAAGTTTTTGGGGACTTTgggggagatgcaattgcatctccaaagggCTTCAAAGGGCTTCGGGGGAATGGAGGGGTTGAGGTCCATTGGAAAGTTGCATTTTTTGAATGCAACTTCTGGTGTTATTCATCTTTCCGGTGGAGAAGCCGATTGGAGGCTGACAATCGCCAGCTAAGGAGTCGCGCGAATCgcctgaataaaaataaaaggtatttgcatttctaCAAatacattccccaaaagccggaCCAAACGGGTCCATAGTCTATCCACGAATTGTGTCTTTAGATCTGTAAGGTCGTAAAAGAAATGTCCCGAAACTTGTCGGTAGCATTTCTAGATTGACCTCCATGGCGTAAATTGATAGACCGTTGAGTGGGCCATTTTATTCGAAGCAATCAAAGTTAAAACTTTTGGTCATTCCTCCAACCCAAAAATGCTTCCAGATTAAATTAACTTGAGAAACATCTAGATAAGGCGATTGTTCAATTTTAGAATCcattatcaaattaaaagattgcaCGTGACTAAATGCACATACTTGGGTAATaaatgcttttcctttttttatgaATCTTGCAACGATGACAATTTAATTTAAACGCAACACGAAATGGTTATGatgatataaaatattaaaatatttgaagaatCAAATCGTAGACGagtttcttttataattttctcgaaaaataacataattttttttaatgatttataaatttaCATTATCATATGATGCAAGTTAAGCATTCgaactttgttttgttttaaaaaagcaAGATTCGCATGAATTaagttataaaatgaaaaattcgtTTATATTAAAATACACATTCCAATCTTGCACTACACGTCCTTGTGATAAATTGGCATGTTATTAGCGTACAAAAACTCATGCCTTATATTCAATAATTTACTCGAGTGTGTGAAATGATTAGCGTGACATGCAACACATTACAAActtaacaaaaacaaataaacatAATGGCCttataatgaaaatttaaattttgaatgaaaagtACAAAATGCCAATGTTTGATGAAAAAagtcaaacaatttttttatcatttaatattttatattataaaatgtGTTGTCATTATATATTACTATTGATTAATCACACAATGTAAAGTAAAAATACAAATTGCACAACATAAATATCTAATGAGTGTTAATGTTGTGGAAGATTGGGCTGCACGTGCTCATAGAAGAAAAGAACTTCCGGGAAATTTGCTTGTGTCCCCACCCTAGGCCCTTTGGGCTTTCCTCTGCAATGATGGTCCTGTTTTGGGCTTTGTTGGCTAAGCCTAGCTTTAGGAGACAACTAAAAGTATCTTTGTTTatgaagggaggagagagagagagggagagacttTTGGCCATGGATGGAGAAGGAACAAAGTCGATGTGATTGCTCCTTTTCATATCTTGAATACAAAACAAAACgaaataaaatatgatataatgatATTAGCACGGCTTAAGGTCAATATATTTAACCaattaattggaaattgaaGTGCCAAACATTTAATATGTTATAATTATGCATTGTCAATATGGTCTATTGAATATCATGATTATGAAGTCCTAGACCAATTTATTTCTTTGTGTGTCATTTCGAGTATATACTTAGTAGAAAATACTGATCACATGAATCAAGATAAAAgctattatcaaaatatatgtACAATGGTAACTTCTTCTTTAAGGATTGTCTCTAAGAGTGACTTATAAGATCCTagattgcatgaaaaaaaatcaaatgattctCCTCTCAAATTGTGCTTATACTTTACGCTCCAGTCAATCTGCTTCCAATTAGGATTAATATTTGCCTCACTTGATACCATGAGTTTTggtacaagaaaaagaaacattagcTTTGGTGAGCTTCAATATTGAAGACCGTAATATTTTTGTGACACTTCATATTAAGTATTTTCTTGAAAGACCGTAATATTTTTGTGACACTTCATATTAAGTATTTTCTTGAAGCTTTCAAGtatattttcttaatattacaTTCAtagttaataccctaaaaaaccctaaactagtatacatgtgacaaatttactctgactagtaccccaaactaatttatttgatcataaaaaactcaaaactagtaaatttgtggTACtatccgctaaattggatttataccacaaaaaaatcataaaaattataaactatgatAAAGGGAACatgaaatcccaaattggtatctTGGTCAATTGTTATAtgtcatttaaattaataatttgataataaaatttaacgaaaactaacatagggtaaatttgtcacaagtaaaCCGGTTTGGAGTCTTTGGTAGTTAAAAAAATAGCATGGGGTAAACTTATaacatgtgtactagtttgagatttttcaa
Above is a window of Eucalyptus grandis isolate ANBG69807.140 chromosome 9, ASM1654582v1, whole genome shotgun sequence DNA encoding:
- the LOC104419990 gene encoding uncharacterized protein LOC104419990 isoform X1 — protein: MFPDHWTTCPYSLIEEITNGFSEENYIGSFQLGKVYRGDYEGKKVTVKISEDKSLIRPGAVARSFREESYMHKWLTESGLHDLHPNIVKCLCYTYLEGYFACVYDLNPLDTLHNLVTKVSFAWHQRIRAALGLANFLAFLHSFDLPLLVRNLDAAHVMIDQDYNAVLYDFSMLSGGYFTDRSFLIDEDSKGCHGYMDPSFDNHGKWSHKSDVFAYGVVLLGLICKRVCTEEDRLSPAPAPCVYEWAENEYKRSKRAKGSRSSLVDESLKENLLFKFEDGLKITKLAMQCIKRNPNRRPSMKQVVSCLLKLHIVQHDKEAVGFDHELFMEVALPNPLKDKFQDFKKWIIKDLYSHLSSWYHFGGIRRTVPFLPCPSIANKRTILIEAAKRHGKMQVFSYEDLSQFTDEFSVENFIGNYQFGKMYRGKIESRAVTVKILEESGIYLYPPGVGELTDELTLLRHPEFILHPSMVKLVGYCCEDENLGVVYDLDSLDTAQNLLKDDSFTWMRRIKVALGFGCLLEFLHSTDGRDLPYAVRNIHPSHIMVDKEYNPIWYEFGMFTGGILPLPQYKRLLNLHRFFGYNEFHPEGWSTESDVLAFGVVLLNLITKRPYKHPEGPFLDDWVKMYEEKIAGSDDKTKCSLVHASLEADPGFYSEDGPKITRLTMQCVENSPRDRPSMRQVVNQMLKLRIVRKHAKALGFN
- the LOC104419990 gene encoding probable serine/threonine-protein kinase PBL19 isoform X3 produces the protein MFPDHWTTCPYSLIEEITNGFSEENYIGSFQLGKVYRGDYEGKKVTVKISEDKSLIRPGAVARSFREESYMHKWLTESGLHDLHPNIVKCLCYTYLEGYFACVYDLNPLDTLHNLVTKVSFAWHQRIRAALGLANFLAFLHSFDLPLLVRNLDAAHVMIDQDYNAVLYDFSMLSGGYFTDRSFLIDEDSKGCHGYMDPSFDNHGKWSHKSDVFAYGVVLLGLICKRVCTEEDRLSPAPAPCVYEWAENEYKRSKRAKGSRSSLVDESLKENLLFKFEDGLKITKLAMQCIKRNPNRRPSMKQVVSCLLKLHIVQHDKEAVGFDHELFMEVALPNPLKDKFQAKRHGKMQVFSYEDLSQFTDEFSVENFIGNYQFGKMYRGKIESRAVTVKILEESGIYLYPPGVGELTDELTLLRHPEFILHPSMVKLVGYCCEDENLGVVYDLDSLDTAQNLLKDDSFTWMRRIKVALGFGCLLEFLHSTDGRDLPYAVRNIHPSHIMVDKEYNPIWYEFGMFTGGILPLPQYKRLLNLHRFFGYNEFHPEGWSTESDVLAFGVVLLNLITKRPYKHPEGPFLDDWVKMYEEKIAGSDDKTKCSLVHASLEADPGFYSEDGPKITRLTMQCVENSPRDRPSMRQVVNQMLKLRIVRKHAKALGFN